In Gossypium hirsutum isolate 1008001.06 chromosome D06, Gossypium_hirsutum_v2.1, whole genome shotgun sequence, one genomic interval encodes:
- the LOC107901151 gene encoding ATP-dependent 6-phosphofructokinase 3, which produces MDSLLAPSSTSSFPSLNNNSNSRIKHNSLPSSLGFFNLRKFSTVSFGYSRRSCRLRLSSSRRSKTKCSTSPTMSSSASPEIPQPKIVNGPGGYVLEDVPHLSDYIPDLPVYSNPLQDNPAYSVVKQYFVHVDDTVPQKIVVHKNSPRGVHFRRAGPRQKIYFDSDDVHACIVTCGGLCPGLNTVIREIVCGLFHMYGVKKVSGIDGGYRGFYAKNTVHLDPKVVNDIHKRGGTILGTSRGGHDTSKIVDSIQDRGINQVYIIGGDGTQRGASVIFEEIRRRGLKVSVAGIPKTIDNDIPVIDRSFGFDTAVEEAQRAINAAHVEAESFENGIGLVKLMGRYSGFIAMYATLASRDVDCCLIPESPFYLEGPGGLFEYIERRLKENGHMVLVIAEGAGQELLSESLQSMTQKDASGNRLLQDVALWISQRIKDHFSKERKMTINLKYIDPTYMIRAIPSNASDNVYCTLLAQSAVHGAMAGYTGFTSGLVNGRQTYIPFYRITETQNKVVITDRMWARLLSSTNQPSFLCPKEILEDQGHEESSNELLDNGKCSPN; this is translated from the exons ATGGATTCCCTTCTCGCCCCTTCCTCCACGTCGTCTTTCCCTTCTCTGAACAACAATAGCAACAGTAGGATTAAGCATAACTCGCTGCCATCCAGTTTGGGTTTCTTTAATTTGAGAAAGTTCAGTACGGTTAGTTTCGGTTATAGTCGCCGTTCTTGTCGTTTAAGGTTGAGTAGTTCCCGTCGTTCGAAGACCAAGTGTTCGACATCTCCGACGATGTCTTCCTCCGCTTCGCCTGAGATCCCACAGCCTAAGATCGTCAACGGTCCAGGTGGTTATGTTCTTGAAGATGTCCCTCACTTATCGGATTACATCCCTGATCTTCCT GTTTATTCGAATCCGTTGCAAGACAATCCTGCATACTCAGTTGTTAA GCAATATTTTGTCCATGTAGATGACACCGTTCCTCAAAAG ATTGTTGTTCACAAGAATAGTCCAAGAGGAGTACATTTCCGACGAGCTGGACCACGTCAAAAG ATATATTTCGACTCCGATGACGTTCATGCCTGTATTGTAACGTGTGGTGGTCTTTGCCCTGGACTCAACACCGTGATTAGAGAGATAGTATGCGGCTTGTTCCACATGTATGGTGTGAAGAAAGTTTCGGGGATAGAT GGAGGATATCGGGGTTTTTATGCTAAAAATACTGTGCATTTAGATCCTAAGGTTGTCAATGATATCCATAAACGTGGTGGAACTATCCTTGGAACATCACGAGGTGGCCATGATACCTCAAAGATTGTTGACAGCATTCAGGATCGTGGAATTAATCAG GTTTACATTATTGGTGGAGATGGAACTCAGAGAGGTGCATCTGTTATATTTGAG GAAATTAGAAGGCGTGGTCTCAAAGTTTCAGTTGCTGGAATACCTAAAACCATTGACAATGATATCCCG gttatTGACAGGTCCTTTGGCTTTGACACTGCTGTTGAGGAGGCTCAGCGTGCCATTAATGCTGCTCATGTTGAGGCTGAAAGTTTTGAGAATGGCATTGGTCTTGTGAAGTTGATGGGTCGCTACAGTG GTTTTATTGCAATGTATGCTACTCTTGCAAGCCGAGATGTGGATTGTTGCTTGATACCAGAGTCTCCCTTTTATCTTGAAGGACCTGGAGGACTTTTTGAATACATTGAGAGGCGACTTAAAGAAAATGGGCATATGGTTCTTGTGATAGCAGAGGGTGCAGGACAGGAGCTGCTTTCTGAGAGCTTGCAATCAATGACACAGAAAGATGCTTCAGGAAACAGGCTTCTGCAGGATGTTGCTTTATGGATATCACAGAGGATCAAG GACCACTTCTCAAAAGAAAGGAAGATGACAATAAACCTCAAATATATAG ATCCTACTTATATGATCCGTGCTATTCCAAGCAATGCATCTGACAATGTTTACTGCACACTTCTTGCTCAAAGTGCTGTGCATGGAGCAATGGCTGGGTACACCGGCTTCACAAGCGGTCTTGTGAATGGCAGGCAGACATACATACCATTCTAT CGGATTACTGAGACACAGAACAAGGTAGTGATAACAGATAGGATGTGGGCAAGGCTCCTGTCTTCGACGAATCAACCAAGCTTTTTGTGCCCCAAAGAGATCCTTGAAGACCAGGGCCATGAAGAATCCTCAAACGAATTGTTGGATAATGGAAAGTGTAGCCCCAATTGA